The Opitutaceae bacterium genome has a window encoding:
- the malQ gene encoding 4-alpha-glucanotransferase, with amino-acid sequence MNSAAPISWLRTRSAGVLAPISTLPGRYGIGNLGPSARQFVDFLASASIRHWQLCPVGPTGFGDSPYQSFSSFAGNPYFLDLGELVEAGLLLREDVGILESLPETQVDYGRLYQEFWPIIGLAHDRFKQAGMAGLPGLRSLESFRAEHKSWLEPFAAFMALKGHFGGAAWMEWPESFRRWGPGLMAFAPGAVRRDAERHEFYQYLFFHQWDRLRAYAASRNVSIIGDVPIFVALDSADTWQHPEIFRLDATGKPQAVAGVPPDYFSAKGQLWGNPLYDWNELERTGYAWWIERLRAAFAWFDIIRLDHFRGFDTYWEIPYGAPDATLGCWRKGPGLAFFEALGKALPHVRIIAEDLGYIGPDVVMLRRNAGLPGMKIVQFAYGHDANNANLPHFHTPESVVYTGTHDNVPVRAWLSHLPEEYRERIDSYFQLAGSRSAWPIIRAAFASVSRLAVVPTQDILDLGGEATLNRPGTAEGNWQWRFTSDQLSRLCKLEGPVLKQLVEQFDRLGLQEVRDYSEPPHA; translated from the coding sequence GTGAATTCCGCTGCCCCCATCTCTTGGCTCCGCACCCGCTCCGCCGGCGTGCTGGCCCCCATATCAACCCTCCCGGGTCGCTACGGCATCGGGAATCTTGGCCCGAGCGCGCGGCAGTTCGTTGACTTTCTTGCCAGTGCCTCGATACGCCACTGGCAGCTTTGTCCCGTCGGTCCGACCGGCTTCGGCGACTCCCCATACCAGTCTTTCTCAAGCTTCGCGGGCAACCCGTACTTCCTCGACCTGGGAGAACTGGTCGAGGCCGGGCTCCTGCTGCGCGAAGATGTTGGCATTCTCGAATCACTCCCGGAGACGCAGGTCGACTACGGACGTCTCTACCAGGAATTCTGGCCGATCATCGGCCTTGCGCACGACCGCTTCAAACAGGCCGGCATGGCCGGCCTTCCAGGCTTGCGCTCCCTGGAATCCTTCCGCGCCGAGCACAAATCCTGGCTCGAACCGTTCGCGGCCTTCATGGCCCTCAAGGGCCATTTCGGAGGGGCAGCCTGGATGGAATGGCCCGAGTCCTTCCGCCGCTGGGGCCCTGGTTTGATGGCCTTCGCGCCGGGAGCCGTGAGGCGTGACGCCGAGCGTCACGAATTCTACCAGTATCTTTTCTTCCACCAGTGGGACAGGCTTCGCGCCTACGCTGCGTCACGCAACGTGTCCATCATCGGCGATGTGCCGATCTTCGTTGCCCTCGACAGCGCCGACACCTGGCAGCATCCCGAGATCTTCAGGCTCGACGCAACGGGCAAACCGCAGGCGGTCGCCGGTGTCCCGCCGGATTACTTCTCCGCCAAGGGTCAGCTCTGGGGCAACCCGCTCTACGATTGGAACGAGCTTGAGAGGACCGGCTACGCCTGGTGGATCGAAAGGCTTCGCGCGGCATTCGCGTGGTTCGACATCATCCGTCTGGACCACTTCCGAGGCTTCGATACGTATTGGGAAATCCCCTACGGCGCACCCGATGCGACGTTGGGATGCTGGAGAAAGGGCCCGGGCCTGGCATTCTTCGAGGCCCTGGGGAAGGCCCTCCCCCACGTGCGGATCATCGCGGAAGACCTCGGCTATATCGGGCCCGACGTCGTGATGCTCCGTCGCAACGCGGGCCTGCCCGGAATGAAGATTGTCCAGTTCGCCTACGGCCACGATGCCAACAACGCGAACCTGCCCCACTTCCACACGCCGGAAAGCGTCGTCTACACGGGCACGCACGACAATGTCCCGGTACGCGCCTGGCTCTCGCACCTGCCGGAAGAGTATCGCGAGCGGATTGATTCCTACTTCCAGCTGGCCGGGTCGCGTTCCGCGTGGCCCATCATCCGCGCCGCATTCGCCTCGGTCTCCCGGCTGGCAGTGGTCCCGACCCAGGACATCCTGGACCTTGGCGGCGAAGCCACACTGAACCGCCCGGGCACAGCGGAGGGCAACTGGCAATGGCGCTTCACCTCGGACCAACTCTCCCGGCTCTGCAAGCTTGAGGGCCCCGTGCTAAAACAACTCGTCGAGCAGTTCGACCGACTCGGTCTGCAGGAAGTGCGCGACTACAGCGAACCACCACACGCCTGA
- a CDS encoding TonB-dependent receptor, whose protein sequence is MHTHPKQKNVSRTALRGMATGLMLASLAPAIQAQSNAGGGPSDSSSAGGSQEKSNDNLGPTVQLDTFEVKGGFAGSLAASLEKKKQEVVITEVISAEDIGKLPDISIAESLSRLPGLTTQRLNGRAQSIVIRGLNADFSTALLNGRQQVSSSSGRSVEFDQYPAELLNSVMVYKSTDASLIGQGLSGTVDLRTARPLSYGRRIVAGSLFYEWTAMDALNADAERGGWRKTLSYVDQFMGGKLGVAIGVSISDRPGQGEQFNAWGYDSSYPNNTSLLGGAKPFIRSSELKRDGYMAVVEYKPNDWLHSTFDIYYSDFLETQKLRGIELPINPKWGTYTTLKPGYTVENGLITQATVENFFGVVRNDFASRDDTLIAGGWNLEVGNDKGWKTTFDFGYSKIERTDFILESYSGYGINGVGTPDTLTYKLSSNGDAGAVFSHLLDYSDGTKMRLGMPQGWGMSSDRPSGQHGFVKGPIAEDELSQYKVIVEHPMNGFFSRFSTGLAFTDREKMETESGPGGMEGYFLQLKNGASSAPMPASIGLSDLSFIGMGKLYSYDPMALYNSGFYDKIANNDPSKRANNWRVKEGVLVGFAKLNIDSKIGSLPITGNIGAQVMRTDQKSYGQAINTGSLAVEDVSDSHDYIDFIPSFNLNGHVTDKDTIRMSISRQLARQPMNDMRAGSTYSFNPSLAGSTDINNSPWSANGGNPELEPWRSNSYDLSIEHYFSDNMGYVALAGFYKDLVSYTYNAKIVKDFTGLPTGVTGVTPGTMLGYNNVPQNGQGGFIRGIEATISLPGEKFTPYLKGFGLVATASFFDSSVKPDLGSPSTPLVGLSDKVQTATVYYERGGFSARVSARYRSDFRGDIATFGPRGAVYRNLQSETVVDAQVSYTFKKGKLKGLSAIVQAYNLTDEPMVATSGDDTRYIQDYQEYGATYSVGVSYKF, encoded by the coding sequence ATGCACACACACCCCAAGCAAAAGAACGTGAGCCGCACCGCCCTGCGCGGTATGGCCACCGGGCTCATGCTCGCTTCGCTCGCGCCAGCCATCCAGGCGCAGTCGAATGCGGGCGGAGGCCCTTCGGATTCTTCCTCAGCCGGCGGATCCCAAGAAAAATCCAATGACAACCTCGGCCCCACAGTCCAACTCGACACGTTCGAGGTAAAGGGCGGCTTCGCAGGCAGCCTCGCCGCCTCGCTGGAAAAGAAGAAGCAGGAAGTGGTGATCACCGAGGTGATCTCGGCCGAAGACATCGGCAAGCTCCCCGATATCTCGATCGCAGAGTCGCTGAGCCGCCTCCCCGGCCTGACGACCCAGCGCCTCAACGGCCGCGCCCAATCGATCGTGATCCGCGGTTTGAATGCCGACTTCAGCACGGCCCTCCTCAATGGCCGCCAGCAGGTCAGCTCCAGCTCTGGCCGCTCCGTCGAATTCGACCAATATCCTGCTGAACTGCTCAACAGCGTGATGGTGTACAAGTCGACCGACGCCAGCCTCATCGGCCAAGGCCTCTCGGGTACCGTCGACCTCCGCACCGCCCGCCCGCTCAGCTACGGACGTCGCATCGTGGCAGGCAGTCTCTTCTACGAGTGGACCGCCATGGACGCGTTGAACGCAGACGCCGAACGCGGCGGCTGGCGCAAGACGCTGTCGTACGTCGACCAATTCATGGGCGGCAAGCTCGGTGTTGCGATCGGCGTCTCCATCTCGGACCGCCCCGGCCAGGGCGAACAGTTCAACGCCTGGGGCTACGACTCCAGCTATCCCAACAACACCAGCCTCCTCGGCGGTGCCAAGCCATTCATTCGCTCCAGCGAACTCAAGCGTGACGGCTACATGGCCGTCGTCGAGTACAAGCCAAACGACTGGCTCCACTCCACGTTCGACATCTACTACTCGGACTTCCTCGAGACTCAGAAGCTTCGCGGTATCGAGCTCCCGATCAATCCGAAGTGGGGCACCTACACCACCCTGAAGCCGGGCTACACCGTGGAAAACGGTCTGATCACCCAGGCCACCGTCGAAAACTTCTTCGGCGTCGTCCGCAATGACTTTGCAAGCCGAGACGACACGCTCATCGCGGGCGGCTGGAACCTCGAGGTTGGCAACGACAAGGGATGGAAGACGACCTTCGACTTCGGCTACTCGAAGATCGAGCGCACTGACTTCATCCTCGAGTCGTACTCGGGCTATGGCATCAACGGCGTCGGCACGCCCGACACGTTGACCTACAAGCTGTCTTCGAACGGCGACGCAGGCGCGGTCTTCAGCCACCTTCTCGACTACTCCGACGGCACCAAGATGCGCCTCGGAATGCCGCAGGGCTGGGGTATGTCCTCGGATCGCCCCTCGGGCCAGCACGGCTTTGTGAAGGGCCCGATCGCCGAAGACGAGCTCTCGCAGTACAAGGTGATCGTTGAGCACCCGATGAACGGCTTCTTCAGCCGCTTCTCGACCGGCCTTGCCTTCACCGATCGCGAGAAGATGGAAACTGAGTCGGGCCCGGGCGGCATGGAAGGCTACTTCCTCCAGCTCAAGAACGGCGCCTCAAGCGCTCCAATGCCCGCCTCAATCGGTCTGTCGGACCTGAGCTTCATCGGCATGGGCAAGCTCTACAGCTATGACCCCATGGCGCTCTACAACAGTGGCTTCTACGACAAGATCGCCAACAATGATCCTTCCAAGCGCGCCAACAACTGGCGCGTGAAGGAAGGTGTCCTCGTGGGCTTCGCCAAGCTCAACATCGACAGCAAGATTGGTTCGCTTCCGATCACGGGCAACATCGGCGCCCAGGTCATGCGCACGGACCAAAAGTCCTATGGCCAGGCAATCAACACCGGCAGCCTCGCGGTCGAGGACGTCTCAGACAGCCACGACTACATCGACTTCATCCCGAGCTTTAACCTCAACGGCCACGTGACCGACAAGGACACGATCCGCATGAGCATCTCGCGTCAGTTGGCCCGCCAGCCGATGAACGACATGCGCGCCGGCTCGACCTACAGCTTCAACCCGTCGCTGGCCGGTTCAACGGACATCAACAACAGCCCATGGAGCGCCAACGGTGGCAATCCGGAACTCGAGCCGTGGCGCTCCAACTCCTATGACCTGTCCATCGAGCACTATTTCTCGGACAACATGGGTTATGTCGCGCTCGCCGGGTTCTACAAGGACCTCGTCTCGTACACCTACAACGCGAAGATCGTGAAGGACTTCACGGGCCTTCCGACGGGTGTCACCGGCGTCACGCCTGGCACGATGCTCGGCTACAACAATGTCCCGCAGAACGGCCAGGGCGGCTTCATCCGCGGTATCGAGGCCACGATATCGCTGCCCGGCGAGAAGTTCACGCCCTACCTGAAGGGCTTCGGCCTCGTCGCCACGGCCTCGTTCTTCGACAGCTCGGTCAAGCCCGACCTCGGCAGCCCGTCGACGCCGCTCGTCGGCCTGTCCGACAAGGTGCAGACCGCGACGGTTTACTACGAGCGCGGTGGCTTCTCCGCCCGTGTGAGCGCCCGCTATCGCTCGGATTTCCGCGGCGACATCGCGACGTTCGGCCCCCGTGGCGCCGTGTACCGCAATCTGCAGTCGGAGACGGTCGTCGACGCCCAGGTCAGCTACACCTTCAAGAAGGGCAAACTGAAGGGCCTCTCGGCCATCGTCCAGGCGTACAACCTGACCGACGAGCCGATGGTCGCCACCTCGGGTGACGACACGCGCTACATCCAGGACTACCAGGAATACGGCGCCACCTACTCGGTCGGTGTGAGCTACAAGTTCTAA
- a CDS encoding AraC family transcriptional regulator: MPLPTVVPSKSVRGEDRAHMRDIFERYLKLAERSQVKLRVPRLEGLLGKHAGMHFHFKPELFIQLQGRTHFQFLREQFDLCPGEVCIMPAGVPHGEKVWGDDSGPFRNLVAGFYSHTMSVHFAHEVVKEKPDIEVIKFFDAPDIEVFLTLTNALIQSYHMQGPARESIVKGLLMALLGMFKHVVATASDHLNEDVGKVFQVKWIVREQLSNPNLSVQSIAKQLQCSADYLSNLFHRETGERLTHYLQRIRIEGAVLALETSPLYISEIGYASGFSDPAYFSRVFRKFKGVTPQEYRGRLDARRAEGETRPKTVFEDRVDYTHGTPM; the protein is encoded by the coding sequence ATGCCCCTACCGACTGTTGTCCCGAGCAAGTCTGTGCGCGGCGAAGATCGCGCGCACATGCGCGATATCTTTGAACGCTACCTGAAGCTGGCTGAACGCTCACAGGTGAAACTGCGCGTGCCCCGACTCGAGGGGCTGCTGGGCAAGCACGCCGGCATGCACTTCCATTTCAAGCCCGAACTCTTCATCCAGTTGCAAGGCCGGACCCATTTCCAATTTCTGCGCGAGCAGTTCGACCTTTGTCCTGGTGAAGTGTGCATCATGCCCGCGGGCGTGCCGCACGGGGAGAAGGTATGGGGTGACGACAGCGGGCCGTTTCGAAACCTCGTGGCAGGGTTCTACAGCCACACCATGAGCGTGCATTTCGCGCACGAGGTCGTGAAGGAGAAGCCTGACATTGAGGTGATCAAGTTCTTCGACGCACCGGATATCGAGGTCTTCCTCACCCTCACCAACGCGCTCATCCAATCGTACCACATGCAGGGACCCGCCCGCGAATCAATCGTCAAGGGGCTGCTCATGGCGTTGCTCGGAATGTTCAAGCACGTGGTCGCGACGGCGAGCGACCACCTGAACGAGGACGTGGGAAAGGTGTTCCAGGTAAAATGGATTGTACGCGAGCAGCTCTCGAACCCAAACCTCAGCGTGCAGTCCATCGCGAAGCAGCTGCAGTGTTCGGCTGACTACCTGTCAAATCTGTTCCACCGTGAGACGGGTGAGCGCCTGACCCACTACCTGCAGCGGATCCGCATCGAGGGCGCCGTCCTGGCGCTGGAGACAAGCCCGCTCTACATCTCCGAGATCGGCTACGCCAGCGGCTTCTCGGACCCCGCGTACTTCTCCCGCGTGTTTCGAAAATTCAAGGGAGTCACCCCGCAGGAATACCGCGGCCGTCTCGATGCGAGGCGCGCCGAGGGGGAGACGCGGCCGAAGACGGTTTTCGAGGATCGGGTCGATTACACACACGGAACGCCGATGTAA
- a CDS encoding PQQ-dependent sugar dehydrogenase translates to MTTRLLHPAALTLTLAAMAPAAHSAGVEIFNQLCATCHGPQGRGGSAPSLVDDVWTNGGDDAKLRVAIAEGFIDKGMPAFKAALSEDDITGLIAYLREQQQEALRNPPPVVPALPASTEFGFQTETYTDDVRAPWAIDWLPDGTMLVTEKGGKLKLVRDGKVTATVSGIPESDTGSQAGLLDVAVHPAYANNGWVYLAHSHFGKTPKGRRGSMTRIIRGRIVDGAWTDEQVIWQAPEKSYKPAGGVHFGCRIVFDGKGNLFFAHGERGARDDAQDLSLPNGKIHRVTEEGAIPKDNPFVNTPGALASIWTYGNRNPQGMVLDSRTGVLWETEHGPRGGDELNALQPGRNYGWPVITYGTDYDGTLISTLTAKEGMEQPRLHWTPSIAVTGIAFYHGKPFEKWNGSLLVASLAKQELRRVVIEGDRPLAQELLLSNIGRLRDVAVGPDGFIYLAGNDPDRIVRLVPAK, encoded by the coding sequence ATGACCACCCGTCTTTTGCACCCCGCCGCCCTCACGCTCACGCTCGCCGCCATGGCTCCTGCCGCCCACTCTGCAGGGGTCGAAATCTTCAACCAGCTTTGCGCCACATGCCACGGCCCGCAGGGTCGCGGCGGGTCCGCTCCCTCGCTGGTGGATGACGTGTGGACGAACGGAGGGGACGATGCGAAACTTCGCGTTGCGATCGCCGAAGGCTTCATCGACAAGGGAATGCCCGCGTTCAAGGCAGCGCTTTCGGAGGACGACATAACCGGGTTGATCGCCTACCTGCGGGAGCAGCAGCAGGAGGCGCTCAGGAATCCGCCGCCGGTCGTACCCGCGCTGCCCGCCTCAACGGAGTTTGGCTTCCAGACCGAGACGTACACCGACGACGTACGTGCGCCCTGGGCGATCGACTGGCTTCCGGACGGAACCATGCTGGTCACGGAAAAAGGCGGCAAGCTGAAGCTCGTGCGCGACGGGAAAGTGACCGCCACCGTTTCTGGTATCCCCGAATCGGATACAGGAAGCCAGGCCGGCCTGCTCGACGTCGCGGTGCATCCTGCATACGCGAATAACGGCTGGGTCTACCTCGCGCATTCACATTTCGGAAAAACCCCGAAGGGTCGGAGGGGAAGCATGACCCGGATTATCCGGGGGCGAATCGTCGACGGCGCGTGGACCGACGAACAGGTTATCTGGCAGGCACCCGAGAAATCCTACAAGCCGGCGGGCGGCGTGCATTTCGGCTGCCGCATTGTCTTCGATGGCAAGGGAAACCTTTTCTTTGCACACGGTGAACGAGGCGCCCGCGATGACGCGCAGGACCTCTCGCTTCCCAACGGAAAGATCCACCGCGTCACCGAGGAGGGTGCGATCCCGAAGGATAATCCGTTCGTGAACACGCCGGGCGCCCTGGCCTCGATCTGGACCTACGGCAACCGCAACCCACAAGGAATGGTACTCGATTCTCGCACCGGGGTCTTGTGGGAAACAGAACACGGCCCGCGTGGAGGTGACGAACTCAACGCGTTGCAGCCCGGCCGCAACTACGGCTGGCCTGTGATCACGTACGGAACCGACTACGATGGCACGTTGATCAGCACCCTCACGGCCAAGGAGGGCATGGAGCAGCCCCGTCTTCACTGGACGCCGTCAATCGCAGTCACGGGAATCGCGTTCTACCACGGAAAGCCCTTCGAGAAATGGAACGGTTCCCTGCTCGTTGCTTCACTCGCAAAGCAGGAACTTCGCCGGGTTGTCATTGAAGGGGACCGTCCCCTTGCACAGGAGCTCTTGCTCAGCAACATCGGTCGGCTGCGCGACGTCGCCGTCGGACCCGACGGCTTCATCTACCTGGCCGGGAACGATCCTGATCGCATCGTGCGCCTGGTGCCGGCGAAATGA
- a CDS encoding response regulator transcription factor has product MTRGTGQHSPGEHGAVEGQPGRPTVLIVEDEHKVRVSLMEGLALEGWEVRSATDGREALERVGKEQFDLVLLDWMLPGLDGLAVLKQVRAAGHQVPVLILTVRDAVTDRVAGLEAGADDYLTKPFAFAELVARSRALLRRPVLGTGRVLLSGDLQLDTRARTAVRTGREIPLTPREFDILEYLLRHKGRVVTREMLERDIWKQTRRFTSLNNVIDVQMMRLRRKVDGPEDQALIQTQRGVGYVLADYSK; this is encoded by the coding sequence ATGACACGAGGAACGGGTCAACATTCTCCAGGTGAACACGGCGCCGTGGAAGGCCAGCCTGGTCGCCCGACTGTGCTCATAGTGGAGGATGAACATAAGGTGCGGGTCTCCCTCATGGAGGGCCTCGCCCTGGAAGGGTGGGAAGTGAGGTCGGCAACCGATGGACGAGAGGCGCTTGAACGTGTTGGGAAGGAACAATTTGACCTTGTCCTCCTCGACTGGATGTTGCCGGGGTTGGATGGGTTAGCCGTATTGAAACAGGTCCGCGCGGCCGGTCATCAAGTCCCGGTACTCATCCTCACGGTGCGGGATGCTGTCACGGATCGCGTTGCAGGACTGGAAGCGGGTGCGGATGACTACCTCACCAAGCCCTTCGCCTTCGCGGAACTTGTTGCCCGCAGTCGCGCCTTGTTGAGGCGTCCGGTTCTGGGCACCGGACGGGTGTTGCTTTCCGGCGACCTGCAACTCGACACACGCGCCCGGACGGCGGTGCGCACCGGGCGCGAGATTCCGCTCACCCCTCGCGAGTTCGACATCCTCGAGTACCTGTTGCGCCACAAGGGGCGAGTGGTCACGCGTGAGATGCTCGAGCGGGATATCTGGAAGCAAACCCGTCGCTTCACTTCTCTGAACAACGTCATCGACGTCCAGATGATGCGCCTTCGGCGGAAGGTGGACGGACCCGAAGATCAAGCCCTCATCCAGACCCAACGGGGGGTCGGGTACGTACTCGCCGACTATTCCAAGTGA
- a CDS encoding ATP-binding protein: MIRSWSTRTLRFRLAAWYATGGILLLSTFSAVIYAYVAYRIARPLDLDLHSDLEVVRRQLTISEAGTLSWRGSPLTANMDWSAEEPWFELWDEQRNLVARFWPFKDSELEQLPVAPAPGRETVSVFRITTDVRVRVLSVPLGESGLGKDWMIRVLRIHRPSRDALGELLLIIVVSLPVMVVMLVIGGYLITKHWLKPLETMVVEAKSITASDLSRRLPVTSEVHEFGELSRSFNVTLARLEDSFRALDRFVADAAHELLTPLTTLRSVGEVGLRLDRPAEHYREVIESMLEEAQRLQLLVEKLLQLARAEGGADIAERSPVRVDLLAARCAEDAQLIAEEHGQRIDTGLVPCELLTDELLLRQALQNVMDNAIKYGGRGSTITLEVSLGDGVCEIAVSDEGPGISASYRGQLMSRFFRADKARDRQSGGNGLGLAITKAYMRALGGRLEYKPNHPQGSVFRLLLPLHHAASPAAPPAP; encoded by the coding sequence GTGATTCGCTCCTGGTCCACGCGCACGCTCCGTTTCCGGTTGGCTGCCTGGTATGCAACCGGGGGGATCCTGCTCTTGTCTACGTTCAGCGCCGTGATCTACGCGTATGTCGCGTATCGGATCGCGCGGCCACTCGACCTCGATCTCCACAGCGACCTCGAGGTCGTCAGGCGACAACTCACCATCTCCGAAGCAGGAACGCTTTCCTGGCGCGGAAGTCCACTCACAGCCAACATGGACTGGTCGGCTGAGGAGCCTTGGTTTGAGCTCTGGGACGAGCAACGAAACCTGGTGGCTCGATTTTGGCCCTTCAAGGACTCGGAGCTCGAACAGCTCCCGGTGGCTCCGGCACCCGGGAGGGAAACGGTCTCGGTGTTTAGAATAACCACGGACGTACGGGTGCGGGTGCTATCAGTGCCGCTCGGCGAGTCCGGATTGGGCAAGGATTGGATGATCCGCGTGCTGCGCATCCATCGGCCCTCGCGCGATGCTCTCGGTGAGTTGCTGCTCATCATCGTTGTGTCTCTCCCAGTCATGGTCGTGATGCTTGTGATTGGCGGCTACCTGATCACCAAGCATTGGCTCAAACCGCTGGAGACAATGGTCGTTGAAGCGAAAAGCATCACAGCGAGCGATCTTTCACGACGCCTGCCTGTCACGTCGGAGGTGCACGAATTCGGGGAGTTGTCGCGCTCCTTCAATGTCACGCTTGCGCGCCTCGAGGACTCCTTTCGAGCGCTTGACCGCTTCGTCGCCGATGCCGCACATGAGCTCCTCACCCCGCTTACCACGTTGCGCAGCGTGGGCGAGGTCGGCCTCCGACTGGATCGCCCGGCCGAACACTATCGCGAGGTCATTGAGAGCATGCTTGAGGAAGCGCAACGGCTCCAGTTGCTCGTCGAGAAGCTCCTGCAACTCGCTCGCGCCGAGGGCGGCGCGGACATCGCCGAGCGAAGCCCCGTGCGTGTCGACCTGCTCGCAGCACGCTGCGCGGAAGATGCGCAACTGATAGCCGAGGAACATGGGCAGCGCATCGACACGGGTTTGGTCCCATGTGAATTGTTGACGGACGAGCTCCTGCTGAGACAGGCGCTTCAGAACGTGATGGACAACGCGATCAAGTACGGGGGACGAGGTTCCACCATCACGCTCGAGGTCAGCTTGGGAGACGGCGTTTGCGAGATTGCCGTCAGTGATGAAGGGCCCGGAATCTCGGCTTCTTATCGCGGTCAGCTGATGAGCCGGTTTTTCCGCGCCGACAAGGCGCGCGACCGGCAATCAGGTGGCAACGGCCTTGGACTGGCGATCACGAAGGCGTACATGCGGGCACTCGGAGGCCGGCTCGAGTACAAACCCAATCACCCGCAAGGCAGTGTCTTCCGCCTTCTGTTACCACTCCATCACGCGGCATCCCCCGCCGCGCCACCTGCTCCGTAG
- a CDS encoding glycosyltransferase — translation MTSSSQLHRKAPRRIAMISTHGYVAAVPPLGAVDTGGQVVYVLELSKKLAALGFAVDIWTRRFEGQAEQEEVGPGVRLLRVVCGGNAFIRKEDLWQHIREWAENALALMEREELAYDFLNTHYWDAGIAGRILGEALAVPHLHTPHSLGYWKRLQMEQDFPDDRQNFEKQYNFTRRIQEERRLYHESDLVIATTPQQAELIREAYGTPSSQVRLLPPGYDDHRFFPVSEPTRESLRRGFGFEGKVILALGRLARNKGYDLLVDAFGIVAQRHADAHLHLAVGGEAMNERENKMLRALQEKAQSLGLADRIHFSSFVSDAQLADLYRAADVFVLSSRYEPFGMTAVEAMASGTATVVTTNGGLFKLVSYGRHALYADPFDREDLGITITKILSHPELRGELGQRGAQHARAHFTWTGVAQQLIGVLDSKACARRVRSLGAYGAGGAAGDAA, via the coding sequence ATGACTTCCTCTTCCCAACTTCACCGAAAGGCACCCCGCCGTATCGCCATGATTTCCACCCATGGGTATGTGGCGGCCGTTCCGCCCCTGGGTGCGGTCGACACCGGCGGACAAGTGGTGTACGTGCTCGAGCTGAGCAAGAAGCTCGCAGCCCTTGGTTTCGCCGTGGATATCTGGACAAGGCGGTTTGAGGGGCAGGCCGAACAGGAGGAGGTCGGACCGGGCGTCCGTCTTTTGCGTGTCGTCTGCGGAGGGAATGCCTTCATTCGAAAAGAGGACCTCTGGCAACATATCCGGGAGTGGGCAGAGAATGCGCTCGCACTAATGGAACGGGAGGAACTCGCCTACGACTTCCTCAACACGCACTATTGGGACGCTGGCATCGCCGGCCGCATCCTCGGGGAGGCGCTGGCTGTTCCCCACCTGCACACTCCCCATTCGCTCGGGTATTGGAAACGGCTCCAGATGGAGCAGGATTTCCCAGACGACCGACAGAACTTTGAAAAGCAGTACAACTTCACACGGCGAATCCAGGAGGAACGTCGCCTGTATCATGAGTCCGATCTGGTCATCGCGACGACACCGCAACAAGCGGAGCTCATCCGGGAGGCCTATGGCACCCCGTCGTCGCAGGTTCGCCTGCTCCCGCCTGGCTACGACGACCACCGCTTTTTCCCCGTCAGCGAGCCAACACGTGAGTCGCTGCGGCGAGGTTTTGGCTTTGAAGGCAAAGTGATACTGGCACTCGGCAGACTCGCGCGAAACAAAGGTTACGATCTTCTCGTCGATGCGTTTGGCATCGTGGCGCAACGTCACGCTGATGCCCACCTTCATCTTGCGGTCGGGGGGGAGGCCATGAACGAGCGCGAGAACAAGATGCTTCGTGCCCTTCAAGAAAAGGCGCAGTCGCTGGGCCTGGCTGACCGGATCCACTTCTCGTCATTCGTTTCCGACGCCCAACTGGCCGACTTGTACCGAGCCGCAGACGTCTTTGTATTGTCGAGTCGCTATGAGCCGTTTGGCATGACCGCTGTCGAAGCGATGGCCTCCGGCACAGCAACTGTTGTCACGACCAACGGCGGGTTGTTCAAGTTGGTTTCATACGGTCGCCACGCGCTTTATGCCGACCCGTTTGATCGGGAAGACCTTGGCATCACAATCACGAAGATCCTCAGCCACCCTGAACTTCGGGGAGAACTTGGCCAGAGAGGAGCGCAGCATGCCCGCGCACATTTCACCTGGACAGGGGTTGCGCAGCAACTGATCGGAGTGCTCGACTCGAAGGCGTGCGCCCGCCGTGTTCGTAGCCTGGGTGCCTACGGAGCAGGTGGCGCGGCGGGGGATGCCGCGTGA